A stretch of DNA from Tigriopus californicus strain San Diego chromosome 11, Tcal_SD_v2.1, whole genome shotgun sequence:
CACTACCATAGAGACATGGCCAACGTGACGTTTCTAGTCAAAGACCTGGTCCAACGCCTCAATGATATTTACCAATCCACCGTATTGAGAGACCGCTTCAACTCGCTCTACTTTCGCGTGAAGGAAGTCCGCATCTTATTTGACTTTTGCACGGAGTGCAATCAAACTCAGCATGGCTACCTCAGAGAGTTCTCCAAGATGGATTTTTCAGATTTCTGTCTGGCCCATGTGTTTACGTATCGAGATTTCCCAGCTGGTGTTCAAGGATTAGCTTGGCGTGGAACAATTTGTCATAACACGTGGAACACGGGCTTCACTACTCTTCTGAATCATGGGGTACGGAGTAACGAACGAAGAACAAGCCAAGTTAAGTTTCTGTTCTATTCATCAGATTTGATTCATCTCTTCCAGGTTCAAGCCAACATTCCTGATTCTTCCGTGACGTTTGCCCATGAGATTGGGCACAATTTTGGATCCCCGCATGACGAAGACATACATTGCACTTCTGACTACATCATGTCGGAGTCAGGGTCTTCGAATCTAAAAAGAGACTTCTCGGACTGTTCCAGGGACAAGATCTATGAAACGCTTACCAAAACATTAGGCAATCCTCGGAAGAACTGCTTGAAGCAAATCCCTGAATATGAACCCGAGGATTATTCATTATGCGGAAACGGGCTTGTGGAAGGCGACGAAGAGTGCGATTGCGGTCTAAGCTACTTAACATGTACGGATCCATGTTGCTACGCGGCTCGGATCGATCCAGTTGATCTCTACTACAACGAATCAGCTGTCCCTTGCCGAACTAATCTCAAACATATTTGCTTGCACCCATGGGACAGCCTTTGGCAATTTGGATTTGTTGCTCCATGGATCTTTGTTCTGGTCGTTACGGTCTTGAGCGCCATTGGACTTTGGTACGActggaagaacaagaaaatatGCTTCGATCACATCACGAAGCCTCGAGAATTAGTTCGCTCGGAAACCGAGGAACAAATGGCTAGACGGCTTAAAAGACAAAGTATTCGAGGCGAGAAGATATATGTTATCAAGTCTCCCACTGGAATTTCAAATGGAAGTACAATTCCAGCTAGCAATGGTGTGCCTGAAGTGCCGAAACCCGGGATCGTCAAGCAGATGAAGAATCAACTGGAGAGGAAATGAAAGCCGGTCCAAATGCAATTGTTGTGCTTTAAAGTACTTTTATGCTTTATCTGTGATACTCCAACTTTGTCTTCTTGTGAACAAagtgttttcatttctttttctaaaTGCCCAAAGCTCTTGAAGCGTTATCAAACGAGCGCATCACGTACCAGAGCAAAATACCTCTGAATATTCAAGAATTTAAGCTCATGTCAAAACGCACGTTTTGCTTCTGACTTTTTTCTTCGGTGTGTCCAAAGCTGACAAGTTAAAAATGGCTGTGACCAGATTAGTTTTCGTCTCCAAAGGTTTGAAACCATGATCCAAAAGCCATTGAGTCAGTTCTTCCACGCGAGGTGTCATGTTCATGGCATGTCCCATGGCTCCTACATCAGATTTGTCTCTGGCAAAAAGGTTGCAACCTTGTTGTTGTAGGAAACCCATGATATCGACCTCCTTCAGCTTTACAGCCAAGAGGAAGGGCGTGGTCCCATTTTCGGACGGAAAGTCCAGGATTGATTTGGCTTGAGCGAATTTTTGGATCTTATTCCAACAAAGCTGAACCACTTTGACCTTCCTGGAACGAACAGAAGCGTGAAGGGCAGTTTCATGAGTGTTTGATTTTGTGGTCCAATCAGATCCCAATTCGCTGAGACGGGTGACTGCAGAAATATTCCCGAGTTGAAGAGCTATCACCAATGGCGTCTTTAAATCGAGGGTCTTGACTTCCAATTGAGATGGACTTTCTTCCATTATCTTGTTGATCTGGTCTACATCATCCAAAAGAGCCGCCCAATGAAGACCGCTCCAGTTTTGATATGCTTTATCAGCTCCATGGCAAATCAGTATTTCTTGAACTCTAGAATTGCCTCCGTGAACTGCATAGTGGAGGGAATTAAAGCCATTGATGTCCCCTATGTGTATAAACTGAACCAATTGTTCACGAGAGTCATCACCATTGTCCGAAtggaactttttcaaaataacctCCACCATCTGACTATTGAATCGGATGCAAGACAAATGCAAACAAGTTTGGCCATCATTTGAGGCGATCAGCAAGTCCTCAATAGTGTAAATATCGAGTAGGCGAACAGCAAATTCAGTCTGATCGAAATTTATCGCAGTTGACAGAGCATCATGACCCTGAAAGTCTTGTTCTTGtggtctcatttgaagatcCTCGTTTAGCAACGCAATCATGTCCAAATTGCCGGAAGACGCCGCCCAATGGAACACTGTTTGTCCTTTCAAGTTTTGGACCTGATGATCCACGGAATATTGCTTGATCATTATAttggcaaattcatttttcttcagatATGAGGCCATCATAAGCGGAGTATCGCCGTCTTTATCTCGTTGACTCACGTGAGCTTGGAACTCATCCtcctgattttcaaatttgagcttcaGCGCCTTCAGTAGAAATGGGAACACCTCAGGATTATTTGTATTCGTCAAGCTTTTTTGTAGAACACTCGAAGACGAGGTCCAAAAATCTGCACCTTTCCTTTTTAGAAACTCAACGAATTCAACATTTGAGGTTGAGGCTGCAAGTTCGATGGGTCTTCGTCCTTCAGACCCTACTGCATTAATgtccatttcattttctaatCCAAATTCCACCATTTCATAACTCGATTGAAGGGCTGCACAATGCATAATGCCCCAAGCCTTGTTATTTACTGCAAAAATATCTCCTGCATTAAGTTGGAATATTTTGACAAGGGGAAGCTTGCCATAGAGGGCCGCTGTCAAGAGTGGGGTATCCCCAATTTCATTACGATCGTTGATGAATTTTCCCAACCTCTCCAATGAGACGGTTTCCTTTGCCTTCTTTATGACCAACTCCACCACTTTGGTACCCTGGTTCTTTTTAGCGGCCACATTCAGGCAATTGTTCCCCTGGTTCGTTCTGGTTGTCATTTGACAACCCTTTGTCAATAACAGTTCCACCACATCCTCTCGTTCTCTCAGCACTGCAAAATGCAATGGACGCCATCCTGTGTTATTGGTAAACTCTAGATTGGCACCGTTCGAGATAAGTAGTCGGTCCATTTCTATATCTCTTCTGCTCAGGATGGCTTGGACTAATGGGGGGTTTCCCACCAATTCCAAATTGTTCAATATTGCCGTAATGTCATTGGAACTGCAACGAGACTTGAGAtgttccaaaaaatattggcaGTGGTTCCCGTTACCTTGAGAGGCAATTTGATTAAGTAAGAATCGAAAggagttttcaaatttgtggttgAAAGTGGACAAGACGTAGCGGAAAAGGCTCGAGTTGTTGGACATGACGGCAAAATCAAAGGCTGCAAATGGGCATGAAAATAGGGAACAATATTCCTCAGCACTAATTGAGGATGAATCCAACGACCTCATATACTGGAGAGTTAACTTGCACATGTTATGTTCTGGGCCCAACGATTCCTCTTGTTTATTCAAGATGCCTTGAACAATTTCAAGCTTCTTGATAATATCCATCTCCAATTGCACGCTGGCCAGATCTTTTAGCAGGATCACGGGATTCAATCTGTCTTCATGCATCAAAGTCGTGATA
This window harbors:
- the LOC131890528 gene encoding disintegrin and metalloproteinase domain-containing protein 10-like — translated: MARKNTLINDALVTILAWNLAVLACSCALLDYDLNPLFSEFSAKGSNTVLLPKLLTSLSHPRFKRSGNRDQACELLIAVDEPLYNHYHRDMANVTFLVKDLVQRLNDIYQSTVLRDRFNSLYFRVKEVRILFDFCTECNQTQHGYLREFSKMDFSDFCLAHVFTYRDFPAGVQGLAWRGTICHNTWNTGFTTLLNHGVQANIPDSSVTFAHEIGHNFGSPHDEDIHCTSDYIMSESGSSNLKRDFSDCSRDKIYETLTKTLGNPRKNCLKQIPEYEPEDYSLCGNGLVEGDEECDCGLSYLTCTDPCCYAARIDPVDLYYNESAVPCRTNLKHICLHPWDSLWQFGFVAPWIFVLVVTVLSAIGLWYDWKNKKICFDHITKPRELVRSETEEQMARRLKRQSIRGEKIYVIKSPTGISNGSTIPASNGVPEVPKPGIVKQMKNQLERK